A genomic region of Pueribacillus theae contains the following coding sequences:
- a CDS encoding lipoate--protein ligase family protein, whose product MNEDTILFQPVWRVIENSTYAPRGHALSSFAVDDVLCEAVGKGESPSVARKWIHEKTIVLGIQDGRLPFLRDGIDFLKSNGWQVIVRNSGGLAVVLDEGIFNLSLILNEKQHGLTIEKGYETMVYLLRQMLSPFGIDFETGEIVGSYCPGSYDLSIDGKKFAGISQRRIRGGATIQVYLCTSGSGAKRAELIKTFYEIAGKGAPERRPPILPETMASLRELSSKFAHCNLNERLIDVLSNHGKVMGSDLNECEASLFRKYYKNVQSRNEKALELQQ is encoded by the coding sequence ATGAATGAAGACACGATTCTTTTTCAACCCGTTTGGCGAGTCATCGAAAACTCAACCTATGCCCCTCGCGGCCACGCTTTGTCGTCTTTTGCCGTTGATGACGTGCTCTGTGAAGCAGTTGGAAAGGGCGAATCTCCGTCTGTTGCAAGAAAATGGATTCATGAGAAAACGATTGTACTCGGCATTCAGGATGGGCGGCTTCCTTTTTTACGTGATGGGATTGACTTTCTGAAATCGAACGGCTGGCAAGTGATTGTTCGAAATTCAGGCGGGCTTGCCGTCGTGCTTGATGAAGGGATTTTTAATCTTTCTCTTATTTTAAATGAAAAACAGCACGGACTAACGATTGAAAAAGGCTACGAAACGATGGTTTATTTGCTTAGACAAATGCTTTCCCCTTTTGGAATCGATTTTGAAACAGGTGAAATTGTTGGCTCCTACTGTCCGGGAAGCTATGACCTAAGTATTGATGGTAAAAAATTCGCGGGCATCTCACAAAGGCGCATTAGGGGCGGCGCAACCATTCAAGTCTACCTTTGTACAAGTGGAAGTGGGGCGAAGCGAGCGGAATTAATTAAAACGTTTTATGAAATTGCCGGAAAAGGAGCTCCTGAACGAAGGCCTCCAATCCTACCTGAAACGATGGCTTCACTTCGTGAGCTTTCATCTAAGTTTGCTCATTGTAACTTAAACGAACGGCTTATCGATGTATTGAGCAACCATGGAAAAGTGATGGGTTCAGACCTTAATGAGTGTGAAGCGTCACTTTTTAGGAAGTACTATAAAAATGTGCAATCAAGGAACGAAAAAGCTTTGGAATTACAGCAATAA
- a CDS encoding LysR family transcriptional regulator — protein MDIKDYRYILEVIKQGSISKAAKALYISQPSLSMFIKKLEKQVGDKFFHKTDGVMHLTTTGKVYMEYAQKITTLDNELHMELRKIKDLNRGEVTFGITKTRGSLLLHEILPNFIKQYPNIRVKIIEDTSDYLEEFLYNRELDFAILNYPFETHEFDYTILREEEVVVTIPKTNGICKKAKDVPGLAYKWIDILELREQPFILLKKGQRMRQAADSLFTEAKIKPNVIWETTSAVTAYNLSTVGMGLSFVLDTYCKTIADPKINYFSVGRPQILFKMVAAYPSASLLSEASKALIRIVKNCIL, from the coding sequence ATGGATATTAAGGATTATCGATATATTTTGGAGGTAATTAAACAAGGGAGCATTTCAAAAGCGGCTAAAGCTCTCTACATTTCACAACCCTCGTTGAGCATGTTTATAAAGAAGTTAGAAAAACAAGTTGGCGACAAATTTTTCCATAAGACAGATGGTGTCATGCATCTCACTACCACTGGAAAGGTTTATATGGAATATGCCCAAAAGATAACCACACTCGATAATGAATTGCATATGGAATTAAGGAAAATTAAGGATCTTAATCGAGGTGAAGTGACTTTTGGGATTACGAAGACTAGAGGTAGCTTATTATTACATGAAATTCTTCCTAATTTTATAAAGCAATATCCCAATATTAGGGTAAAAATTATTGAAGACACTTCTGATTATTTAGAGGAATTTCTATATAATCGGGAGTTAGACTTTGCCATTCTCAATTATCCTTTTGAAACCCACGAATTTGATTACACGATATTACGTGAAGAGGAAGTTGTAGTAACGATCCCAAAAACAAATGGTATATGTAAAAAGGCAAAAGATGTTCCAGGTCTAGCATACAAATGGATAGATATACTCGAATTGAGGGAACAGCCATTCATACTTCTAAAAAAAGGGCAACGCATGCGTCAAGCAGCTGATAGCTTATTTACAGAAGCTAAAATCAAGCCCAATGTGATTTGGGAAACTACCAGCGCTGTTACTGCATATAATTTGTCTACGGTAGGCATGGGGCTATCCTTTGTATTAGACACTTATTGTAAAACAATTGCAGACCCTAAGATTAATTACTTTTCCGTAGGCAGACCGCAGATTCTTTTTAAAATGGTCGCAGCTTATCCATCTGCCTCCCTTCTTTCAGAGGCATCAAAGGCACTCATTCGGATTGTCAAGAATTGTATTTTATAG
- a CDS encoding acyclic terpene utilization AtuA family protein, with protein sequence MKSCKVFVPYGALGIGITKEAFDRGIELRPDIICCDAGSTDSGPYFLGTGKGKYAREAVKEDLRLMMMGGKKLSIPIAIGTAGTCGVDGSVDELEEICLEICREENLHVKIAKIYTEQKVEVLKKKFNENKIIPLEAAPEITAEVFGQCSHIVALAGAEPFIAALEAGVDVVLCGRATDTAIMAAMPLMKGCNTALAWHGAKIAECGPLCTTNPTGGGVFLTFDEDSFTIEPTGDDSQCTIYSVSAHMLYENADPYRLKEPSGTLDTTSSTYIQVDDRKVKVTGSKFEHAQKYTLKLEGSAPVGFQTISMVGIQDKRIMENPMVWINNLSHDVSMKLEKLGLPKDDFSFALKPYGWNAVSEGAVREGYTPNEIGVLLVVNATTQELATKVAKVFNPMLLHFPVDSNEQLPTFAFPFSPAEIERGQVYEFKLNHVVEVDDPLELIQIEYVDSRTKV encoded by the coding sequence ATGAAGAGTTGCAAAGTGTTTGTTCCCTATGGAGCATTAGGAATCGGGATTACAAAAGAGGCCTTTGACAGAGGGATTGAACTGAGACCAGATATCATTTGTTGTGACGCAGGCTCTACCGATTCGGGTCCCTACTTTCTAGGAACTGGAAAGGGAAAATACGCTAGGGAAGCAGTAAAGGAAGATCTAAGACTCATGATGATGGGCGGAAAAAAACTATCTATACCTATTGCAATTGGTACGGCTGGCACTTGTGGTGTGGATGGTAGCGTGGATGAACTGGAGGAAATTTGCCTTGAAATTTGTAGAGAAGAGAATCTCCATGTAAAAATCGCCAAAATTTACACTGAGCAAAAGGTTGAAGTATTGAAAAAAAAATTCAATGAGAATAAAATTATCCCTTTGGAAGCTGCACCAGAAATTACCGCCGAGGTATTTGGCCAATGTAGCCATATCGTTGCTCTTGCAGGAGCAGAGCCGTTTATTGCCGCGTTAGAAGCGGGGGTAGATGTTGTATTGTGCGGACGCGCTACAGATACAGCTATTATGGCTGCAATGCCATTGATGAAAGGGTGTAATACTGCGTTAGCTTGGCATGGAGCAAAGATAGCAGAATGTGGGCCGTTGTGCACAACGAATCCAACGGGAGGTGGTGTGTTCCTCACCTTTGATGAAGACAGCTTTACCATCGAACCGACCGGTGATGACAGCCAATGTACGATCTATTCTGTATCTGCCCATATGCTCTATGAAAATGCGGATCCCTACCGATTAAAGGAGCCATCGGGTACTTTGGACACAACAAGCTCAACTTATATCCAGGTCGATGATAGGAAAGTAAAGGTGACTGGTTCGAAGTTTGAACACGCTCAGAAGTACACCCTGAAACTTGAGGGTTCAGCTCCTGTAGGTTTTCAAACCATCAGTATGGTAGGTATCCAGGACAAACGAATAATGGAAAACCCCATGGTTTGGATTAATAATCTGAGTCATGATGTTTCCATGAAACTTGAAAAGTTAGGGTTACCCAAAGATGATTTCTCCTTCGCACTTAAGCCCTATGGCTGGAATGCGGTTTCTGAAGGGGCTGTTCGAGAAGGTTATACTCCAAATGAAATTGGAGTTCTCTTGGTTGTCAATGCAACGACACAGGAATTGGCGACGAAAGTTGCAAAAGTATTCAATCCGATGCTTCTTCATTTTCCTGTAGATTCAAATGAACAGCTGCCCACCTTCGCCTTTCCTTTTTCACCCGCAGAAATTGAGAGAGGGCAGGTTTATGAGTTTAAATTAAACCATGTTGTTGAGGTGGACGACCCATTGGAGCTCATTCAAATTGAATATGTCGATTCAAGAACTAAAGTATAA
- a CDS encoding DUF4387 domain-containing protein yields MTKLGQLAKYVRSKNAGPFWVTIDIFCETEETFRRLKNSINLNRRLISNIYHVVEESVKIFYIEKLHVIKISFPRSVPQGHKFEKDMHSGQQYVQLLDVIV; encoded by the coding sequence ATGACGAAACTAGGGCAATTAGCCAAGTATGTGCGTTCTAAGAACGCCGGACCATTTTGGGTGACGATCGATATATTTTGTGAAACAGAAGAAACCTTCAGAAGACTGAAAAACTCAATTAATCTGAATAGAAGGTTAATTTCAAATATTTACCATGTAGTAGAGGAATCTGTGAAAATCTTTTATATTGAGAAATTACATGTCATAAAAATTTCTTTTCCGCGCTCCGTTCCACAAGGTCACAAGTTTGAAAAGGATATGCATTCCGGTCAGCAATACGTACAGTTGCTTGATGTTATCGTTTAA
- a CDS encoding CitMHS family transporter, whose protein sequence is MLTTLGILMVVTFIILIMTKRVSTLVALITIPIIYALIGGFGSQISEMMMDGVTQVAPTAVMLTFAILYFGIMIDAGLFDPLVSFILKTVKGDPLKIVIGTAILIAFVALDGDGTSLIMIVVSAMLPLYRQLKMNPLILSGLIILGIGILNLVPWGGPTSRAVAALKVDMNQVFLPLIPVLLVGLLWFFFTAYVLGKKEQKRLGTIDLSQLDVIQSTPDEHAVALEKSLLKRPRLVWVNLIVTSILMVVLLTGMLPLPILFMIATTIALIFNYPRIKDQKTVISNHASNVLIVVSLIFAAGIFTGILSGTKMADAMATTFVSFVPDSLASYLTLAVAVLSGPFTFFLSNDAFYFGILPVLAKTGISYGIDPVEIARASLLGQPIHVLSPLLGAVYLLTGMVGVEFNDHLRFILKWACATSVVMILAALLFGVI, encoded by the coding sequence ATGCTCACTACGCTAGGTATTCTAATGGTAGTAACGTTTATCATTTTGATTATGACAAAACGAGTTTCAACTCTTGTTGCTTTAATAACAATCCCGATTATATATGCTCTTATTGGGGGATTTGGTTCTCAAATTAGTGAAATGATGATGGATGGAGTAACACAGGTAGCACCGACGGCAGTTATGTTAACGTTTGCAATTTTATATTTTGGAATTATGATAGATGCCGGACTTTTTGACCCATTAGTCTCCTTTATATTGAAAACCGTAAAAGGAGATCCTCTGAAAATTGTTATTGGTACAGCTATTTTAATTGCGTTTGTAGCATTAGACGGGGATGGAACCAGCCTAATTATGATTGTTGTTTCAGCAATGTTACCCTTATATCGCCAACTAAAAATGAATCCTCTTATTTTATCGGGACTAATTATATTAGGTATAGGTATTCTTAACTTGGTGCCTTGGGGTGGTCCGACTTCAAGAGCTGTAGCTGCCTTAAAAGTCGATATGAACCAAGTATTTTTACCCTTAATCCCTGTATTACTCGTTGGTCTACTATGGTTTTTCTTTACTGCCTATGTTCTTGGAAAAAAGGAACAAAAAAGATTAGGCACCATAGATCTTTCACAGCTTGATGTAATACAAAGTACCCCAGATGAACATGCTGTCGCATTAGAAAAATCTCTACTGAAGCGACCGCGATTGGTATGGGTGAATTTAATTGTGACTTCCATTCTTATGGTAGTACTTCTAACGGGGATGTTGCCGCTTCCTATTCTTTTTATGATAGCTACCACAATAGCCCTAATATTCAATTATCCGAGAATAAAAGATCAGAAAACGGTTATTTCTAATCATGCAAGTAATGTACTTATTGTTGTTTCATTGATTTTCGCTGCAGGAATTTTTACTGGAATTTTATCCGGCACTAAAATGGCAGACGCAATGGCGACAACTTTTGTATCTTTTGTTCCTGATTCCCTGGCGTCGTATCTAACTTTAGCCGTGGCTGTTTTAAGTGGCCCATTTACTTTCTTTTTATCAAATGATGCTTTTTACTTTGGGATTTTACCAGTTCTTGCGAAAACAGGGATTTCTTATGGAATTGATCCAGTGGAAATTGCTCGAGCCTCTTTACTAGGGCAACCCATTCATGTACTAAGTCCACTGCTGGGGGCTGTATATTTACTAACAGGTATGG